A single genomic interval of Antarcticibacterium arcticum harbors:
- the rplS gene encoding 50S ribosomal protein L19, producing MESLIKFVQDEFVTKKDFPEFSAGDTITVYYEIKEGAKTRTQFFRGVVIQVKGTGSSKTFTIRKMSGTVGVERIFPVNLPALQKVEVNKRGKVRRARIYYFRGLTGKKARIKEERRY from the coding sequence ATGGAATCGTTAATTAAATTCGTTCAGGACGAGTTCGTTACAAAAAAAGATTTTCCGGAATTTTCAGCAGGTGATACTATCACTGTGTACTATGAAATTAAGGAAGGCGCAAAAACCCGTACTCAGTTTTTTAGAGGGGTTGTTATTCAGGTTAAAGGAACAGGTTCATCTAAAACATTCACTATTCGCAAAATGAGTGGTACTGTTGGTGTTGAACGTATCTTCCCTGTAAACTTACCTGCACTTCAAAAAGTAGAAGTGAACAAGAGAGGTAAAGTTAGAAGAGCCCGTATTTATTATTTCAGAGGTCTTACTGGTAAAAAAGCCCGTATTAAAGAAGAAAGAAGATACTAA
- a CDS encoding DUF6095 family protein, translating to MKHTNKALLGKGLKYFAGAIPLSGIGPIVLYSAFNNQNHPWYLAVLIFGILACAAAVFFMFKGITTLVRSLFD from the coding sequence ATGAAACATACAAATAAAGCTTTATTAGGGAAAGGTTTGAAATATTTTGCGGGTGCAATCCCACTATCAGGTATTGGTCCTATAGTTTTATACAGCGCCTTTAATAACCAGAATCATCCCTGGTATCTTGCTGTGTTGATTTTTGGAATTTTGGCCTGTGCAGCAGCGGTGTTTTTTATGTTTAAAGGCATTACCACATTGGTAAGATCTTTATTTGATTGA
- a CDS encoding TonB-dependent receptor produces MQLKNILFVLLIFLSTSSQAQERYTLNGIIKDAASNETLYGVNILFPDLNTGTTSNEYGFYSIKLPAGDHRMLVSFIGFSEVNLEISINSNTTRNIDLRESSETLDEVVISQNNESLDIISPEMSVNQLDINTIQKIPVVFGEVDIIKSLLLLPGVSNAGEGSSGFNVRGGAVDQNLILLDEATIYNSSHLFGLFSVFNPDAVKNLKLYKGGIPAKYGGRASSVLEIYQKDGNSKNFKANGGIGLISSRLLLEGPIVKDKGSFLVGGRGSYAHLFLKLTDNPNVAYFYDLNTKLSYRLNDNNTLLFSGYFGRDVFNLSERFKNTYGNAVFNLRWNHVLSNNIFTNLSVIYSDYYYGLTLDFVEFNWNSGIKNLNMKYDFNHYLNENISLDYGIQNTYYEFNPGEIEPSNPGSGINYFELTKKYAFENAVYFSMEHTISPRLAAEYGLRYSSFFRLGQQELNVYENDQPVVFNDAFGIYEEADPVGTRSLSKNKIERSFGNLEPRIALAYNFNEYQSIKASYNRMSQYLHLITNTSSPTPLDVWAPSGKYIEPQILDQIAIGYFQNLRNKLYSLEVESFYKIIENRLDYIDGANLVANNAIERVVLPGEARAYGLEILIRKNAGKFTGWLAYTLSRTQQKTAGRTLVETGINNGGWYNTNYDKPHDLSITAGYELSKKWQFNANFAYQTGLPTTFPTGQYVFENLTIPVYSLRNSNRLPAYHRLDISATYSPNFGKKKAYTSSWNFGIYNVYNRQNAVSYTFRKNQDNGLNEAVRLSLFGIIPSVTYNFKF; encoded by the coding sequence ATTCAATTGAAAAATATCCTTTTTGTTTTACTTATTTTTTTGAGTACCAGTTCCCAGGCACAGGAGAGATATACCCTAAATGGAATTATAAAAGATGCTGCCAGTAATGAGACCCTCTATGGGGTTAATATACTTTTTCCCGATCTTAATACCGGGACCACCAGTAATGAATATGGCTTTTATTCCATAAAACTGCCGGCGGGAGATCACCGGATGCTGGTTTCCTTTATTGGATTTAGTGAGGTTAACCTTGAAATAAGCATTAATTCCAACACAACCCGAAATATAGACCTACGGGAATCCTCTGAAACGCTTGATGAAGTTGTTATAAGCCAGAATAATGAGAGCCTTGATATTATTTCACCGGAAATGAGCGTTAACCAACTTGATATAAACACCATTCAAAAAATTCCTGTTGTATTTGGGGAGGTAGATATTATTAAATCCTTATTACTACTTCCCGGGGTTTCAAATGCGGGAGAAGGCTCCTCCGGATTTAATGTACGTGGCGGGGCTGTAGACCAAAATCTTATTCTTTTAGATGAAGCTACCATCTATAATTCTTCTCATTTATTTGGATTGTTTTCAGTATTCAATCCCGATGCTGTTAAGAACCTGAAACTATATAAAGGTGGAATACCGGCAAAATATGGAGGAAGGGCATCATCTGTATTAGAAATCTATCAAAAAGATGGGAACAGTAAAAATTTTAAAGCCAATGGTGGTATTGGCTTAATATCCAGCCGTCTTCTTTTAGAGGGCCCAATTGTAAAAGATAAAGGCTCCTTCCTTGTAGGTGGAAGGGGTTCCTATGCTCACTTATTCCTGAAGTTGACAGATAATCCAAATGTGGCCTACTTTTATGACCTTAACACCAAATTGAGCTACAGGTTGAATGACAATAACACCCTGTTATTTTCAGGTTATTTTGGAAGGGATGTTTTTAATCTTAGCGAACGCTTTAAAAACACTTATGGTAATGCAGTGTTTAATTTGCGATGGAACCACGTGTTATCCAATAATATTTTCACAAACCTCTCTGTGATCTACAGTGATTATTATTACGGCTTAACCCTGGATTTTGTTGAATTTAACTGGAACAGCGGGATTAAAAACCTCAATATGAAGTATGATTTCAATCACTACCTCAATGAAAATATAAGTTTGGATTACGGGATCCAGAATACCTATTATGAATTTAATCCGGGAGAAATAGAACCCAGTAATCCGGGATCAGGAATTAACTATTTTGAACTTACCAAGAAATATGCTTTTGAAAATGCAGTATACTTTTCAATGGAACATACTATTTCTCCCAGGCTTGCTGCGGAATACGGATTAAGATACAGTAGTTTTTTCCGGCTTGGGCAACAGGAGCTGAATGTTTATGAAAATGATCAACCTGTGGTTTTTAATGATGCTTTTGGAATTTATGAGGAAGCAGACCCGGTAGGTACAAGAAGTCTTTCAAAAAATAAAATTGAACGCAGTTTTGGAAATCTTGAACCCCGCATAGCATTGGCATACAATTTTAATGAGTACCAATCTATAAAGGCGAGTTATAACCGGATGAGCCAATATCTCCATCTTATCACAAATACCAGTTCCCCTACTCCCCTTGATGTATGGGCACCAAGCGGTAAATATATAGAGCCCCAGATATTGGACCAGATTGCAATAGGGTATTTTCAGAATTTAAGAAATAAACTTTATTCCCTGGAGGTAGAATCCTTTTATAAGATCATTGAAAACAGGCTAGACTATATTGATGGTGCCAACCTGGTAGCGAACAACGCCATAGAACGGGTAGTATTACCGGGAGAGGCAAGAGCTTACGGGCTTGAGATCCTGATTAGAAAAAATGCAGGGAAATTTACCGGTTGGCTGGCCTATACGCTTTCAAGAACCCAACAGAAAACAGCCGGTAGAACGCTGGTAGAAACAGGAATAAATAATGGAGGATGGTATAATACAAATTATGATAAACCCCATGACCTGTCAATTACCGCCGGTTATGAATTGAGCAAAAAATGGCAATTCAATGCAAATTTTGCTTACCAAACAGGATTGCCCACAACATTTCCCACGGGACAGTATGTTTTTGAAAATCTTACAATTCCGGTATATTCCCTTCGCAACAGTAACAGACTGCCTGCTTATCACAGGCTGGATATTTCTGCAACCTATTCTCCAAATTTTGGAAAAAAGAAGGCCTATACTTCCTCCTGGAATTTTGGCATATACAATGTATATAACAGACAGAATGCAGTTTCATATACTTTCAGAAAGAATCAGGACAACGGACTAAATGAAGCTGTAAGATTAAGTCTATTCGGAATAATCCCTTCAGTAACTTATAATTTCAAATTTTAA
- the trmD gene encoding tRNA (guanosine(37)-N1)-methyltransferase TrmD has protein sequence MRIDIITVVPDILTSPFDVSILKRAIEKGLVEIHLHNLRDYVTDNYKQIDDYQFGGGAGMVMMIEPIDKCITGLKAEREYDEIIYMTPDGATLNQKTVNTLSLKENIIILCGHYKGVDQRVRDHFITREISIGDYVLSGGELAAAVLCDAVIRLIPGVLGNETSALTDSFQDDLLAPPVYTRPADYKGWKVPEILTSGNFPKIETWREEQSYLRTRQLRPDLLKDE, from the coding sequence ATGCGAATAGATATAATAACCGTAGTACCGGATATACTTACCAGCCCCTTTGATGTTTCTATATTAAAAAGAGCCATTGAAAAGGGACTAGTCGAGATACACCTTCATAATTTGCGAGATTATGTTACAGATAATTATAAGCAAATTGATGATTATCAATTTGGTGGAGGTGCAGGTATGGTGATGATGATAGAGCCTATAGACAAATGTATTACCGGCCTTAAAGCTGAAAGGGAATATGACGAGATAATCTACATGACCCCCGATGGAGCAACCCTTAACCAAAAAACGGTAAACACCCTATCTTTAAAAGAGAATATAATCATCCTTTGTGGCCATTATAAGGGAGTAGACCAGCGGGTTCGGGATCATTTTATTACCAGGGAAATTTCCATAGGTGATTATGTGCTTTCGGGGGGTGAACTTGCCGCAGCGGTGCTTTGTGATGCCGTAATACGATTGATCCCCGGAGTTTTGGGAAATGAAACTTCAGCATTAACAGATTCCTTTCAGGATGATCTCCTCGCCCCACCCGTTTATACCCGACCGGCCGACTATAAAGGATGGAAAGTACCTGAAATATTAACCTCAGGAAATTTTCCAAAGATAGAAACCTGGCGGGAAGAACAATCCTATTTGAGGACCAGGCAATTAAGACCTGATCTTTTAAAAGATGAATAA
- a CDS encoding S8 family peptidase, which yields MKKNKLQGMALLLCAAGVLFTSCEKEDVTNEVMVTETDLNEPPFTNYMVVTTNGELTKSVENFLKNSGGEIVSSIPEIGISIVSSKDVNFINNTLKNKDVESVVPDYEIAWIPKEKEGITQEDFLANALTPSPGSTETSYIRLWGMEAIEAPKAWNQGFTGKGASVFVLDSGIDRENIEFAQTLNRNLSASFIANEPYWTRPGRFANHGTHVAGTIGANKNNFGVIGVAYEAELVGIKVLSEFSGSGPFSSINAGIVYSGNNGADVINMSLGATLNKNGKLIDANGVEYKIPAKYIMEIVIAQQRAINYAHGKGSTIIASAGNGATNFDGNSAYIKLPAGLNNVISISASAPENWHPYSNPYTNFDVPASYTDHGISLVDFAAPGGDFDVAQLDMIYSVASGVNAFNYNAGTSMAAPHASGVAALIIAKNGGQIGPREVEAQLIKTADKVNGNGQSIFFGHGRVNAYRAVTE from the coding sequence ATGAAAAAAAACAAATTACAAGGAATGGCGCTTCTACTTTGCGCTGCAGGAGTATTATTCACATCCTGTGAAAAAGAAGATGTTACTAATGAGGTGATGGTAACAGAAACCGATTTAAATGAACCTCCTTTTACCAATTATATGGTGGTTACAACCAATGGTGAGTTAACCAAAAGTGTGGAAAATTTTCTAAAGAACAGCGGCGGAGAGATTGTAAGCTCCATTCCTGAAATTGGAATTTCCATAGTGAGTTCTAAAGATGTCAATTTCATCAACAACACTTTAAAGAACAAGGATGTGGAATCTGTGGTTCCCGATTATGAAATTGCGTGGATACCAAAGGAAAAAGAGGGGATTACTCAGGAGGATTTCTTGGCCAATGCCTTAACTCCAAGCCCTGGTTCTACCGAGACTTCTTATATACGTTTATGGGGAATGGAGGCTATTGAGGCGCCTAAAGCGTGGAATCAAGGTTTTACGGGAAAAGGAGCAAGTGTTTTCGTTCTGGATTCGGGTATAGATAGAGAGAACATAGAATTTGCTCAAACATTAAATAGAAATCTTTCCGCATCTTTTATAGCCAATGAACCCTACTGGACCAGACCTGGAAGATTTGCTAATCATGGCACCCACGTAGCCGGAACCATCGGAGCAAATAAAAATAATTTTGGGGTAATAGGTGTAGCATATGAAGCCGAGCTTGTTGGAATTAAAGTTTTATCTGAATTTTCCGGTAGCGGTCCATTTAGCTCAATAAATGCTGGTATTGTATATTCCGGAAATAACGGGGCAGATGTAATAAATATGAGTTTAGGTGCTACCCTTAACAAGAATGGTAAATTAATTGATGCGAATGGAGTAGAATACAAAATTCCCGCAAAATATATAATGGAAATAGTGATAGCACAACAACGAGCAATTAACTATGCTCATGGCAAAGGATCCACTATTATCGCATCTGCCGGGAATGGCGCAACAAATTTTGACGGAAACTCTGCTTATATTAAATTGCCGGCAGGCTTAAATAATGTAATTTCCATTTCGGCTTCAGCTCCAGAAAATTGGCACCCATATTCCAACCCATACACAAACTTCGATGTTCCTGCAAGTTATACAGATCATGGTATATCTTTGGTAGATTTTGCGGCTCCTGGTGGAGATTTTGATGTAGCCCAGTTAGATATGATATATAGTGTTGCAAGCGGTGTAAATGCTTTCAATTACAATGCAGGCACAAGTATGGCCGCTCCCCATGCATCTGGAGTTGCAGCTCTTATTATTGCTAAGAATGGAGGTCAAATTGGGCCTCGCGAGGTGGAAGCTCAATTGATCAAAACTGCAGATAAGGTAAATGGGAATGGTCAAAGCATATTCTTTGGTCATGGTAGAGTAAATGCATATAGAGCAGTTACTGAATAA
- a CDS encoding DUF4249 domain-containing protein, protein MDKSYIVFPPQKTLKSGIKILCILIITGILGCEEVVQVDLEESEPRLVIDASLLRDKENPSSMQTIRLTTTAPFFEDRSIPAKEATVLVRDSSGREYIFDEIESGYYRNNNLYLSFDRTYELEILYEGELYTASENLIPVASLENVEQTTGGGFTGDNIELKVFYTDPVEERNYYLFRLLHEDLSLQIYDDEFTNGNRTFAYFSDEDLRPGDEVRFEVQGMSRRFYEYMFILRSQAGSGGGPFQTQPTTVRGNVINVTNPQNYALGYFRIAETDYLNYTVE, encoded by the coding sequence ATGGACAAAAGCTATATAGTTTTCCCACCTCAAAAGACTTTGAAAAGCGGTATTAAAATTTTATGCATACTTATAATTACTGGGATATTAGGTTGTGAAGAGGTGGTGCAGGTAGATCTTGAGGAAAGTGAACCAAGACTTGTGATTGATGCTTCTTTGTTACGTGACAAGGAAAATCCTTCATCTATGCAAACCATTAGATTAACAACTACTGCTCCATTTTTTGAAGACAGGTCAATTCCTGCAAAGGAAGCGACGGTATTGGTGAGAGATTCATCTGGCAGGGAATATATTTTTGACGAAATTGAATCGGGTTATTACAGAAACAATAATTTATATCTAAGTTTTGATAGAACGTATGAGCTTGAGATCCTTTATGAAGGAGAATTATATACGGCCAGCGAAAATCTTATTCCAGTTGCGAGTCTGGAGAATGTGGAACAAACTACCGGTGGTGGTTTTACAGGAGATAATATTGAATTAAAAGTTTTTTATACAGATCCCGTAGAGGAACGCAATTATTATCTTTTCAGGTTATTGCATGAAGATTTGTCGCTTCAAATTTATGATGATGAATTCACGAATGGTAACCGCACATTTGCTTATTTTAGCGATGAGGATTTACGCCCCGGTGATGAAGTGCGTTTTGAAGTACAGGGAATGAGCAGACGATTTTATGAATATATGTTCATTTTAAGATCACAAGCCGGATCTGGAGGAGGTCCTTTTCAAACGCAGCCTACGACCGTAAGGGGAAATGTGATTAACGTCACCAATCCGCAGAATTATGCACTCGGGTATTTCCGGATAGCAGAAACAGATTATTTAAATTATACTGTAGAGTGA
- a CDS encoding glyceraldehyde-3-phosphate dehydrogenase — protein MGFNEVYEKELAFQADRRRASVEFIKIVSDLWYDKSIELVLFRNQLINRNVSDILNLHEYAGEFVQKPISIFDSVEIAQAIKDLDLPPAKLDIGKLTYEYHLEDVDYQNAKSFISGKLKNAKDYQEVTPKDVVLYGFGRIGRLLARELMTRTGKGSQLRLRAIVTRGKVDRTVLEKRASLLKSDSVHGDFSGTVTIDEKNSALIVNGTTVHIISANDPEDIDYTSYGIEDALVIDNTGAFRDKEELTRLLSSKGASKVLLTAPGKGIPNIVHGVNHKEYSPDEYDIFSAASCTTNAIVPVLKAMEDTLGIVHGHIETIHAYTNDQNLVDNFHSKYRRGRAAGLNMVITETGAGKAVAKALPQLEGKLTSNAIRVPVPNGSLAILNLEVQKATSLNDVNEIMKRFALEGELVEQIKYSIDNELVSTDIIGSAQPSIYDSKATIVTEDGKNIVLYVWYDNEYGYSQQVIRLAKYIAKVRRYNYY, from the coding sequence ATGGGATTTAACGAAGTTTACGAAAAGGAACTTGCTTTTCAAGCCGACCGCAGAAGGGCATCGGTTGAATTTATTAAGATTGTTAGCGATCTTTGGTATGATAAATCAATTGAACTGGTTTTATTCAGAAACCAATTGATAAACCGCAATGTTAGTGATATATTGAACCTGCACGAATATGCCGGTGAGTTTGTACAAAAACCTATTTCAATATTTGATTCTGTAGAAATAGCCCAGGCCATAAAGGACCTGGACCTTCCACCGGCAAAACTGGATATTGGAAAACTTACTTATGAGTACCATCTTGAAGATGTTGATTATCAAAATGCGAAATCCTTTATTTCTGGCAAACTGAAAAACGCGAAAGACTACCAGGAAGTAACCCCTAAGGATGTAGTATTATACGGCTTTGGAAGGATAGGAAGACTTCTGGCCCGCGAATTAATGACACGCACAGGAAAAGGAAGCCAGTTAAGACTTCGCGCCATTGTTACACGAGGAAAAGTTGACAGAACAGTATTGGAAAAAAGAGCTTCACTTTTAAAGAGTGACTCTGTACATGGAGATTTTTCAGGAACTGTTACCATCGACGAAAAAAATTCGGCATTAATAGTTAACGGCACTACAGTTCATATAATTTCAGCCAATGACCCTGAAGACATAGATTATACTTCCTACGGCATTGAGGATGCCTTGGTAATTGATAATACCGGAGCCTTTAGAGATAAAGAAGAATTAACTCGCTTACTTAGCAGTAAGGGAGCTTCAAAAGTTTTACTTACTGCCCCGGGCAAAGGAATTCCAAATATAGTACACGGGGTGAACCATAAAGAATACAGCCCAGATGAATATGACATTTTTTCAGCTGCTTCCTGTACTACCAATGCGATAGTTCCCGTGTTAAAAGCAATGGAAGATACTTTGGGTATTGTACACGGTCATATTGAAACTATACACGCATACACTAATGACCAGAACCTTGTTGATAACTTTCATAGCAAATACCGACGAGGCCGTGCTGCGGGATTAAACATGGTTATTACAGAAACAGGTGCAGGAAAAGCAGTTGCGAAGGCTTTACCACAGTTGGAAGGTAAGCTTACTTCCAATGCCATACGGGTACCGGTTCCAAATGGTTCCCTTGCAATCCTTAATCTCGAGGTGCAAAAAGCAACTTCTTTAAATGATGTAAATGAGATAATGAAGCGATTTGCCCTGGAAGGAGAATTGGTAGAACAAATAAAATATTCTATAGACAATGAACTTGTATCTACAGATATCATAGGCTCTGCACAACCTTCTATTTATGATAGCAAAGCTACCATTGTAACAGAGGATGGTAAAAACATAGTCCTGTATGTATGGTATGACAATGAATACGGGTACAGCCAGCAGGTAATTCGTCTTGCCAAATACATTGCAAAAGTAAGACGCTATAACTATTATTAA
- a CDS encoding NADP-dependent isocitrate dehydrogenase translates to MTKRSTIFYTKTDEAPMLATFSFLPIVRSFTATSKIDIEPTDISLAARILSQFPEVLSEEQRVPDALKMLGDLVNQPEANIIKLPNISASEPQLEAAIRELQEKGYALPDYPSNPQNEEEKSIKKKYDQVKGSAVNPVLREGNSDRRAPRAVKNYAKENPHSMGEWSSDSKTHVSTMDTGDFYSNERSLTLENETGVKIILEDSSGKEEVLKENLKLQKGEIIDATMMSKKALLSFLEDQVADAREKDVLFSLHMKATMMKVSDPIIFGHAVRVFFRDIFKKHGDTLKKLGVNANSGLGELVKALSGLEMEQKAAIQEDLKAAFENGPSIAMVDSDKGITNLHVPSDVIIDASMPAMIRTSGKMWNKNGQPQDTKAVIPDSSYAGIYQATIEFCKKHGAFDPTTMGTVPNVGLMAQKAEEYGSHDKTFEIKSAGTVKVVDANGKTLLTHEVEEGDIWRMCQTKDAPVEDWVKLAVNRAKATGMPAIFWLDENRAHDAEIIKKVNKYLGNLDTKGLDIKILSPEKATEFTLQRVKEGKDTISVTGNVLRDYLTDLFPILELGTSAKMLSIVPLMNGGGLFETGAGGSAPKHIQQFLEEGHLRWDSLGEFLALTVSLEHLGETTGNTKAVILSETLDKATELFLKNDKSPSRKVNELDNRGSHFYLALYWAQELAKQDKDKELKNHFASIAEKLKTNEEKILQDLVDAQGKPQNIEGYYYPTEDLVSKAMRPSETLNEILGF, encoded by the coding sequence ATGACAAAAAGATCGACCATTTTTTATACAAAAACTGATGAAGCGCCCATGCTGGCGACTTTTTCTTTTTTACCCATAGTAAGAAGCTTTACTGCCACTTCCAAAATTGATATTGAACCCACAGATATTTCCCTTGCTGCCAGGATACTCTCACAATTTCCGGAGGTGCTTAGCGAAGAGCAACGGGTCCCCGATGCCCTTAAAATGTTGGGAGACCTGGTAAACCAACCGGAAGCCAATATTATTAAACTTCCAAATATCAGTGCATCAGAACCACAGCTGGAAGCAGCGATTAGGGAATTACAGGAAAAAGGTTATGCGTTACCAGATTATCCATCTAATCCACAAAATGAAGAGGAAAAATCCATTAAGAAAAAGTACGACCAGGTTAAAGGAAGCGCGGTAAATCCTGTTCTTCGCGAAGGAAATTCAGACAGGAGAGCCCCACGTGCGGTGAAGAATTATGCAAAAGAAAATCCCCATTCCATGGGAGAATGGTCCTCAGATTCTAAAACTCATGTTTCCACTATGGATACCGGGGACTTCTATTCCAATGAAAGGTCTTTAACTCTTGAAAATGAGACCGGCGTTAAAATTATTTTGGAAGATAGCTCGGGAAAAGAGGAGGTTTTAAAGGAAAATTTAAAACTTCAAAAAGGGGAAATTATAGATGCCACCATGATGAGCAAAAAAGCTTTGCTATCATTTCTTGAGGATCAGGTAGCAGATGCCAGGGAAAAAGATGTTCTTTTCTCCCTGCATATGAAGGCAACGATGATGAAAGTTTCAGACCCTATTATATTTGGTCACGCGGTTAGAGTATTCTTTAGGGATATTTTCAAAAAACATGGCGACACCTTAAAAAAGTTGGGTGTGAATGCAAACAGCGGTCTGGGCGAATTGGTAAAAGCTCTTTCAGGACTGGAAATGGAGCAAAAAGCTGCAATTCAGGAAGATTTAAAAGCTGCTTTTGAAAATGGCCCATCCATCGCGATGGTAGATTCAGATAAAGGAATCACCAACCTGCATGTGCCAAGCGACGTGATCATAGATGCATCTATGCCTGCTATGATTAGGACCTCTGGGAAAATGTGGAATAAAAATGGTCAACCTCAGGACACCAAAGCGGTGATCCCGGACAGTAGTTATGCCGGTATTTATCAAGCGACCATAGAATTTTGCAAAAAACATGGAGCCTTTGATCCTACCACTATGGGTACAGTTCCCAATGTGGGATTAATGGCCCAAAAAGCTGAAGAATACGGATCTCACGACAAAACTTTCGAAATAAAATCGGCCGGAACTGTAAAAGTGGTTGATGCCAACGGAAAAACCCTTCTCACACATGAAGTTGAAGAGGGAGATATTTGGAGAATGTGTCAAACCAAGGATGCCCCGGTAGAAGATTGGGTAAAGCTGGCGGTAAACCGAGCAAAAGCTACAGGAATGCCCGCCATTTTTTGGCTGGATGAAAACCGGGCTCATGATGCAGAGATCATTAAAAAAGTAAACAAATATTTAGGAAACCTGGACACAAAGGGGCTGGATATAAAAATTCTTTCTCCTGAGAAAGCGACTGAATTTACGCTTCAACGAGTTAAAGAAGGTAAGGACACAATTTCGGTAACCGGAAATGTGCTGCGCGATTATCTCACAGATCTTTTCCCAATTCTGGAATTGGGAACCAGTGCCAAAATGCTTTCAATTGTTCCATTGATGAATGGTGGAGGATTATTTGAAACCGGTGCCGGAGGATCTGCTCCCAAGCATATTCAACAATTCCTTGAGGAAGGCCATTTAAGATGGGACTCGCTTGGAGAATTTTTGGCGCTGACGGTTTCCCTTGAGCACCTGGGCGAAACTACAGGAAATACCAAGGCCGTGATACTTTCTGAAACACTTGATAAAGCAACTGAATTATTTCTAAAAAATGATAAATCCCCTTCGCGTAAGGTTAATGAGCTGGATAACCGGGGAAGCCATTTCTATCTTGCACTCTACTGGGCACAGGAATTAGCAAAACAGGATAAGGATAAGGAGTTAAAAAACCATTTTGCAAGTATTGCTGAAAAACTAAAGACCAATGAAGAAAAAATTCTTCAGGACCTTGTAGATGCACAGGGAAAACCGCAAAATATTGAAGGTTATTATTACCCCACAGAAGACCTGGTTAGCAAAGCGATGCGTCCAAGTGAAACTCTGAATGAAATATTGGGATTTTAG
- a CDS encoding DUF748 domain-containing protein: MEEAAKKIRIFYKRYTIPIIIVALIIIARLLLPIYLEKYVNRTLNDIPGYEGYVKDIDVALLRGAYVIEGLVLKKIGARTNTPMLDFEKSDISIEWKSLFKGKIVSEIELHNPKFNYIFEDQEHEPMEGEADVDDWTKALTDLVPIDINHFTVHNGTANFVQLSSDPEISMFLESINLEATNLSNVVNKEKTLPSYLHATAVSIGGGDVILEGNLNLLKKIPDLDMEFSLKQADVRALNDLSLRFAGVDFESGTFELYSEVAIANGYLKGYLKPMFINTKLLGKDDEGGFFKKLWEGFVGVFKFLLKNQGTDTLATQVPLEGDLNNVDAKTLPTVFNIFKNAWISAFSGDVDEKIDFEDAVRAKKE; the protein is encoded by the coding sequence ATGGAGGAAGCAGCAAAAAAGATCCGGATCTTTTATAAAAGATATACAATTCCCATTATTATAGTGGCCCTTATAATAATTGCCAGATTGTTACTACCAATATATCTTGAAAAATATGTTAACCGGACCTTGAATGATATCCCAGGTTACGAGGGTTATGTCAAGGATATTGATGTTGCACTATTAAGGGGAGCCTATGTAATTGAAGGGCTTGTGCTTAAAAAAATAGGTGCCAGAACTAACACCCCTATGTTGGATTTTGAAAAATCGGATATATCAATAGAATGGAAATCCCTTTTCAAAGGAAAGATCGTAAGTGAAATTGAACTACATAATCCAAAATTCAATTATATTTTTGAAGATCAGGAACATGAGCCCATGGAAGGGGAAGCAGATGTTGATGACTGGACCAAAGCCCTAACAGATCTTGTCCCCATTGACATAAATCATTTTACGGTACATAACGGAACTGCAAATTTTGTACAACTATCTTCAGACCCTGAAATAAGTATGTTCCTGGAATCGATAAATCTGGAAGCAACCAATTTGAGCAATGTGGTTAATAAAGAGAAGACACTTCCATCTTACTTACATGCAACAGCAGTCTCTATAGGAGGGGGTGATGTGATTCTGGAAGGAAATTTAAATCTCCTTAAAAAAATACCCGATCTGGATATGGAGTTTTCATTAAAACAGGCAGATGTTAGAGCATTGAATGATCTAAGCCTGAGGTTTGCGGGGGTAGATTTTGAAAGTGGCACCTTTGAGCTCTACAGTGAGGTTGCCATTGCAAATGGATATCTCAAAGGTTATTTAAAACCAATGTTTATAAATACCAAACTCCTTGGAAAAGATGATGAAGGGGGATTTTTTAAAAAGTTATGGGAAGGTTTTGTAGGAGTTTTTAAATTCCTTTTAAAAAACCAGGGAACAGATACCCTGGCAACACAGGTCCCGCTGGAAGGAGACCTAAATAATGTTGATGCAAAAACCCTCCCTACTGTTTTCAATATTTTCAAAAATGCGTGGATTAGTGCATTTTCGGGAGACGTAGATGAAAAAATCGATTTTGAGGATGCCGTAAGAGCCAAAAAGGAATAA